One window of the Endomicrobium proavitum genome contains the following:
- a CDS encoding PHP domain-containing protein gives MSEFYVDLHIHTHYSDGVLTPAEVVERAKKLKLAAISITDHDSVEGIEEAVSAAAGTNLEVIAGIELSSQADTSPKSEMHILGYYINYKSESFRAALEVFKKARLERAYKILEKLKENGIVLKNESFITDNNKKSVGRLHFAKALIEEGFVGSIQEAFQRYLAEGKPAYVPKFHISANDAVKLIKSVGGVAVMAHPYYAHYNDRAMLDALIKSGLDGLEAWHIKHPESAVKKFLSLTQELGLIATGGSDCHGPYKNEPPIIGRVKVPYSVIENLEKAKERQSVK, from the coding sequence ATGTCAGAGTTTTATGTGGATTTGCATATTCATACTCATTATTCCGACGGGGTTTTAACTCCTGCGGAAGTTGTTGAACGCGCTAAAAAACTTAAGCTTGCGGCTATAAGCATTACAGACCACGACAGCGTGGAAGGCATAGAAGAAGCCGTTTCGGCTGCTGCGGGAACAAATCTTGAGGTAATTGCCGGAATAGAACTTTCTTCTCAGGCGGATACTTCGCCGAAAAGCGAAATGCATATTTTGGGTTACTACATAAATTATAAATCCGAAAGTTTCAGAGCGGCTCTTGAGGTTTTCAAAAAAGCGCGCCTTGAAAGAGCTTATAAAATTTTAGAAAAGCTTAAAGAAAACGGCATAGTTTTAAAAAACGAAAGTTTTATTACCGATAATAATAAAAAATCCGTCGGCAGACTTCATTTCGCAAAAGCTTTAATTGAAGAAGGCTTTGTAGGAAGCATTCAGGAAGCCTTTCAAAGATATCTTGCCGAAGGCAAACCGGCTTATGTTCCCAAATTTCATATCAGCGCAAACGATGCGGTAAAACTTATAAAAAGCGTCGGCGGAGTTGCGGTTATGGCGCACCCGTATTACGCGCATTACAACGACAGAGCAATGCTTGACGCTTTAATAAAATCCGGTCTTGACGGTCTTGAAGCTTGGCACATAAAACATCCTGAAAGCGCCGTGAAAAAATTTTTATCTCTTACGCAGGAACTCGGTCTTATAGCCACCGGCGGTTCCGATTGTCACGGACCGTATAAAAACGAGCCTCCGATAATCGGCAGAGTGAAAGTTCCGTATTCGGTTATTGAAAATTTAGAAAAAGCAAAGGAAAGACAAAGTGTAAAATGA
- a CDS encoding NAD-dependent epimerase/dehydratase family protein, with translation MKILITGGAGFIGSNIADALIGAKHKVVIFDNLSSGKKVNINLKAKFYWSDITDKKAVDDIFRKEAADVVIHLAAQIDVRKSVEDPRYDAGINILGSLNVLDACVKNKVKKVIFASSGGTIYGECASKAPDEKSFPNPLSPYGIAKYSVENYIKFFSAIHNLKYTILRYSNVYGPRQDPKGEAGVVAIFAGKILANEPVFVYGDGKQLRDYVFVLDVVNANIKALTKGDNQTINIGTQKTTSVNDLAKVMSKSSLNYTQSPVYKPARDGELFKSFLNISKAKKELGWQPKVNIKDGIKETLKYFKKINAENK, from the coding sequence GTGAAAATTTTGATAACCGGCGGCGCCGGGTTTATAGGTTCTAACATAGCCGACGCTTTAATTGGCGCTAAACATAAAGTGGTAATTTTTGATAATCTGTCTTCCGGAAAAAAAGTAAATATAAATCTTAAGGCAAAATTTTATTGGAGCGATATAACCGATAAAAAAGCAGTTGACGACATATTCAGAAAAGAAGCGGCGGATGTTGTTATACATCTTGCGGCGCAGATAGACGTACGCAAATCCGTTGAAGATCCAAGATACGATGCAGGTATAAATATTTTAGGCTCTTTAAACGTTCTTGACGCATGCGTTAAAAATAAAGTTAAAAAAGTAATTTTTGCTTCTTCCGGCGGAACCATTTACGGAGAGTGCGCCTCAAAAGCTCCTGATGAAAAATCATTTCCAAACCCGTTGTCGCCGTATGGTATTGCGAAATACTCCGTTGAAAACTACATAAAATTTTTCTCCGCAATTCATAATTTAAAATACACTATATTAAGATATTCAAACGTTTACGGACCTCGCCAAGATCCTAAAGGCGAAGCCGGCGTAGTGGCTATTTTTGCGGGAAAAATTCTTGCAAACGAGCCTGTTTTTGTTTATGGAGACGGCAAACAGTTAAGAGATTACGTTTTTGTTTTGGATGTTGTAAATGCAAACATTAAAGCTCTTACAAAAGGCGATAACCAAACAATAAATATAGGCACGCAAAAAACAACTTCCGTAAACGATTTAGCGAAAGTTATGTCTAAATCATCGCTAAATTATACACAAAGCCCCGTCTATAAGCCCGCAAGAGACGGCGAGCTTTTTAAAAGTTTTTTAAATATTTCCAAAGCAAAAAAAGAGCTTGGCTGGCAGCCTAAAGTAAATATTAAAGACGGAATAAAAGAAACCTTGAAATATTTTAAAAAAATTAACGCGGAGAACAAATGA
- a CDS encoding LTA synthase family protein — MKYISKVLLKIAVLNIIFLFVMSGFRTAFFLYYGKGIDFTGLGADIFRAFVMGLRLDACVLALLNIPVVIAFTVFLILSKREYFKKFFSGLKIYYTAAAGLLFVFLACDFGFYSYFQNHFNSMIYGLFEDDTKAILLTMWHNYNVPLLILGFAAVFVAVYFISKAVLKTEVSKKQLKIKIWAKIALPVVLAFLTLIVARGTFAEHPLIVNYAVSSNVFLNKTAINGVFTFQDAVASKTSENNEPDYIALAGYSNNIRQAFADYLETDIKNIPQTNPESSLNVKYGVNDKIEKIKPNVIIIVMESFGSDLLQYNSPEFNVLGELKKHFDSDLVFYNYVPAWHSTQESVEGIITNVAIRPLGLSRFQSKYQYVHYDSDGHKPYKQKGYQTVFLYGGNTGWRNIGNYMANSSFDKVIGAAGMDASYSSNEWGVYDEYLFDKLYKILDNGQNQKFIYALTTTNHPPYSLPDNYTLVNLNIPKELDERIIGRDLALKRFQSYRYANEMLGRFLTKFKNSKYAQNTIIAVVGDHNFKNIYSYLDKDFFNQVRVPFYLYAPEQLKPKNADVNVFASYLDILPTLYSLSLSNVNVKVMGKNIFSKDAENNIIYSPGNNFLADKNYIVRYFFANNGALGCFIWSDKTRGEVEFSAQRSGHKRLVKYANAQIAVADYIIKHTGEK, encoded by the coding sequence ATGAAATACATAAGTAAAGTATTATTAAAGATTGCAGTTTTAAACATTATATTTTTGTTTGTAATGTCAGGGTTTAGAACTGCATTCTTTTTATATTACGGTAAAGGCATAGATTTTACCGGTTTGGGCGCAGATATTTTCAGAGCGTTTGTTATGGGGTTAAGGCTTGACGCCTGTGTGCTTGCTTTGTTAAATATTCCTGTTGTTATTGCGTTTACAGTGTTTTTAATTTTGTCAAAGCGCGAGTATTTTAAAAAGTTTTTTTCAGGATTAAAAATTTATTATACGGCGGCTGCAGGTTTGCTGTTTGTTTTTCTTGCGTGCGATTTCGGATTTTATTCGTATTTTCAAAATCATTTTAACAGCATGATTTACGGGCTTTTTGAAGATGACACAAAAGCAATTTTGCTTACAATGTGGCATAATTACAACGTGCCGCTGCTTATTTTAGGGTTTGCCGCTGTTTTTGTTGCCGTTTATTTTATTTCCAAAGCTGTGTTGAAAACTGAAGTTTCTAAAAAACAATTAAAAATAAAAATTTGGGCAAAAATCGCATTGCCGGTTGTTCTTGCATTTTTAACTTTAATTGTTGCAAGAGGGACTTTTGCCGAGCATCCTTTAATAGTAAACTATGCGGTGTCCTCTAATGTGTTTTTAAATAAAACCGCTATAAACGGCGTATTTACTTTTCAGGACGCAGTGGCTTCTAAAACCAGTGAAAATAACGAGCCGGATTATATAGCTCTTGCGGGATACTCCAACAATATAAGACAAGCGTTTGCGGATTATCTCGAGACGGATATAAAAAATATTCCGCAGACAAATCCGGAAAGTTCTTTGAATGTAAAGTATGGCGTAAACGATAAAATAGAGAAAATAAAGCCTAACGTTATAATTATAGTTATGGAAAGTTTCGGCTCGGATTTGCTTCAATATAATTCTCCCGAGTTTAACGTTTTAGGAGAGCTTAAAAAACATTTTGACAGCGATTTGGTTTTCTATAATTATGTTCCGGCGTGGCATTCTACGCAGGAAAGCGTTGAAGGCATAATAACAAACGTTGCTATAAGACCTTTAGGATTAAGCAGGTTTCAAAGCAAGTATCAGTATGTTCATTACGATTCCGACGGGCATAAGCCGTATAAACAAAAAGGTTATCAAACGGTTTTTTTATACGGCGGCAACACGGGCTGGAGAAATATAGGAAATTACATGGCTAACTCCAGCTTTGATAAAGTAATAGGCGCAGCGGGAATGGACGCTTCTTATTCTTCAAACGAGTGGGGCGTTTACGACGAATATCTTTTTGATAAGCTTTATAAAATTTTAGACAACGGGCAAAATCAAAAATTTATTTATGCCTTAACTACTACCAATCATCCGCCGTATTCTTTGCCGGATAATTATACGCTTGTAAATTTAAATATTCCCAAAGAGCTTGACGAAAGAATTATAGGCAGAGATCTTGCATTAAAAAGATTTCAATCTTACAGATATGCAAACGAAATGCTCGGGCGTTTTTTAACGAAGTTTAAAAATTCAAAATACGCGCAAAATACCATAATAGCCGTTGTGGGAGACCATAACTTTAAAAATATTTACTCTTATTTAGATAAAGATTTTTTTAATCAGGTAAGAGTGCCTTTTTATCTTTATGCGCCTGAGCAATTAAAACCTAAAAACGCCGATGTGAATGTTTTTGCTTCTTACTTGGACATTTTACCTACTTTGTATTCGTTGTCGCTTTCAAATGTTAATGTTAAAGTTATGGGTAAAAATATTTTCTCAAAAGATGCGGAAAATAATATTATATATAGTCCGGGAAACAATTTTTTGGCGGATAAAAATTATATTGTCCGATATTTTTTTGCAAATAACGGCGCTTTGGGCTGTTTTATTTGGAGCGACAAAACGCGCGGAGAAGTTGAATTTTCTGCGCAGCGCAGCGGGCATAAGCGTTTAGTAAAATATGCCAACGCTCAAATAGCGGTTGCCGATTATATAATTAAACATACGGGGGAAAAGTGA
- the recA gene encoding recombinase RecA produces the protein MAKDEKLKALDLALSQIEKDFGKEAIMRLGAKHAKEKVDAIPTGALPLDIAIGIGGIPRGRVIEIYGPESSGKSTLAMCMVAETQKLGGIAAYIDAEHAMDPEYAKKLGADIDNLLISQPDSGEQALEIADKLIRSGAVDIIVVDSVAALVPKAEIEGEMGDSFMGLQARLMSQALRKLTSNISKSNTAIVFINQLRQKIGVMWGNPETTPGGLALKFYSSVRLDIRRIESVKKGDEILGNRVRVKVVKNKVAAPFKQAEFEIIFGVGIDKMGYLIDIGVNDAIIDKAGAFFSYKGERLGQGRDNVKVYLTEHPEIAAEIEEKIRAKAFGGADVESANEAVKEESAAEAPKEKAVKGKKADK, from the coding sequence ATGGCAAAAGACGAAAAACTTAAAGCTTTGGATTTGGCTCTTTCCCAAATTGAAAAAGATTTTGGAAAAGAAGCTATAATGAGACTGGGCGCAAAACACGCTAAAGAAAAAGTGGACGCTATACCTACGGGAGCGTTACCTCTTGATATAGCAATCGGCATCGGCGGAATACCCCGCGGAAGAGTAATTGAAATTTACGGACCTGAATCTTCCGGAAAAAGCACGCTTGCAATGTGCATGGTTGCAGAAACCCAAAAACTCGGCGGAATTGCAGCATATATAGACGCTGAACACGCCATGGACCCCGAGTACGCAAAAAAACTCGGCGCAGATATAGACAATTTGCTTATATCCCAGCCCGATTCCGGCGAACAGGCGCTTGAAATTGCCGATAAACTTATACGTTCCGGGGCTGTGGATATTATAGTGGTAGATTCCGTTGCCGCGCTTGTTCCTAAAGCTGAAATAGAAGGCGAAATGGGCGACTCTTTTATGGGTCTTCAGGCGCGTCTTATGAGTCAGGCTTTAAGAAAACTTACCTCAAACATTTCAAAATCTAATACTGCGATAGTTTTTATAAATCAGTTAAGGCAGAAAATCGGCGTTATGTGGGGAAATCCCGAAACTACGCCCGGCGGACTTGCGCTTAAATTTTATTCTTCCGTCAGGCTTGATATAAGAAGAATAGAATCCGTTAAGAAGGGCGATGAAATTTTAGGAAACAGAGTCCGCGTTAAAGTTGTAAAAAATAAAGTTGCCGCTCCGTTCAAACAGGCGGAGTTTGAAATAATTTTCGGCGTCGGCATAGATAAAATGGGCTATCTTATAGATATAGGCGTTAATGACGCAATTATAGATAAAGCCGGCGCATTTTTCAGCTATAAGGGAGAACGGCTCGGACAGGGAAGAGATAACGTTAAAGTTTATTTAACCGAACATCCTGAAATAGCGGCTGAAATTGAAGAAAAAATCCGCGCGAAAGCCTTTGGCGGCGCAGATGTTGAATCTGCGAATGAAGCTGTAAAAGAAGAATCTGCCGCGGAAGCTCCAAAAGAAAAAGCGGTAAAAGGTAAAAAAGCCGATAAATAA
- a CDS encoding sugar phosphate nucleotidyltransferase, with protein MKAFVLAAGVGARLRPLTSEIPKPMVPILGKPALCHTFENLKKYGFTDICVNLFHKAENITRYFANANTCVNLNYSREQKLLGTAGAVRKNADFFDDTFVVMSGDGLSDVNLKNILNFHKKKKALVTIALKKIDARFDYGITLTGKDGKVKSFVEKPFWKDVFANTVNTGIYVCEPEIFDFIPKNKFFDFGSDLFPLLLKNKKNVFGFVMNEYWTDIGNIFEYKKGVFDALDGKVAINISGEKKRSGFIAKNAKIDKSAKISRPCFIGNNVTVGKNAVLNPYSVLLDNVVVGKSAIIGKSIVWSGSVVGKNSKIDNTVAGYNSVIPDNINLFDSILMG; from the coding sequence ATGAAAGCTTTTGTTTTGGCGGCAGGCGTAGGCGCAAGACTGCGTCCGTTAACTTCGGAAATACCAAAACCAATGGTGCCTATTTTAGGCAAGCCCGCTTTATGCCACACTTTTGAAAACCTTAAAAAATACGGTTTTACGGACATCTGCGTAAATCTGTTTCATAAAGCTGAAAATATAACCCGGTATTTTGCAAACGCCAACACCTGCGTTAATTTGAATTATTCTCGCGAGCAAAAGCTTCTTGGCACCGCAGGCGCCGTGCGCAAAAACGCGGATTTTTTTGACGATACTTTTGTCGTTATGTCCGGCGACGGATTAAGCGATGTTAATCTAAAAAATATTTTAAATTTCCACAAAAAGAAAAAAGCGCTTGTTACCATAGCCCTTAAAAAAATAGACGCAAGATTTGATTACGGCATTACATTAACCGGTAAAGACGGTAAAGTAAAATCTTTTGTTGAAAAACCGTTTTGGAAAGACGTTTTTGCAAACACCGTAAATACGGGAATTTATGTTTGCGAGCCGGAAATTTTTGATTTTATTCCAAAAAATAAATTTTTTGATTTCGGATCGGATTTATTTCCGCTTTTGTTGAAAAATAAAAAAAATGTTTTTGGTTTTGTAATGAACGAGTATTGGACGGATATCGGAAATATTTTTGAGTATAAAAAAGGCGTTTTTGACGCTTTAGACGGGAAAGTTGCAATCAATATTTCCGGAGAGAAAAAGCGTAGCGGTTTTATTGCAAAAAATGCTAAAATAGACAAATCCGCAAAAATTAGCAGACCGTGCTTTATAGGCAACAATGTAACTGTCGGTAAAAACGCGGTTTTAAACCCATATTCTGTGTTGCTTGATAATGTTGTTGTCGGTAAAAGTGCAATTATAGGGAAATCTATAGTTTGGAGCGGCTCCGTAGTCGGCAAAAATTCAAAAATTGACAATACTGTAGCGGGGTATAATTCCGTTATACCTGACAATATAAATTTATTTGATTCTATTTTAATGGGGTAA
- a CDS encoding PhoH family protein, with translation MKKTFVLDTNVLLHDPDSIFSFKDNKVVIPMMVIEELDTFKKLNDERGRSARLISRSLDALRNIGKLSKGVSIKDNGILKIEMTPKNVTLPGDFQGHKSDNQILSIAVSLKKKGEKVIFITKDINLRIKAEILNIPTQDYEKSKVKIDELYQGWREMKAPAAVIDQFYKEGKVALPGSFYPNEFVALKDEAGSSKSALTKYSAAKKALAPIFHQNSLPWGLKPLNIEQKFAIELLLCDDINLVTLVGIPGAGKTLLALACGLQKTVEERIFRKLYIARPIIPMGKDIGFLPGTKEEKLGAWMGAINDNLEFLMDKGHTDVKTEEKIDYLFGSGQIEIDSLTYIRGRSLPQQYIIIDDAQNLTPHEVKTIISRAGSGTKIVLTGDPYQIDNPYLDASSNGLTYLVERFKGQSLFGHITFSKSERSNLAALSSELL, from the coding sequence ATGAAAAAAACCTTTGTTCTTGACACTAACGTTTTGCTGCACGATCCGGATTCAATATTTTCTTTTAAAGATAATAAAGTTGTTATTCCTATGATGGTAATTGAAGAGCTTGATACGTTTAAAAAGCTCAACGATGAAAGAGGAAGAAGCGCAAGACTTATTTCAAGAAGTCTTGACGCTTTAAGAAATATAGGCAAACTTTCCAAAGGCGTAAGCATTAAAGACAACGGTATTCTTAAAATTGAAATGACGCCAAAAAACGTTACGCTTCCCGGCGATTTTCAGGGGCATAAATCCGACAATCAAATTCTTTCAATAGCGGTAAGTTTGAAGAAAAAAGGCGAGAAAGTAATTTTTATAACTAAAGATATAAACTTAAGAATTAAAGCCGAAATTTTAAACATACCCACACAGGATTATGAAAAATCAAAAGTAAAAATAGACGAACTTTATCAGGGCTGGCGCGAAATGAAAGCGCCGGCGGCGGTAATAGACCAATTTTATAAAGAAGGAAAAGTCGCCTTGCCCGGAAGTTTTTATCCGAATGAGTTTGTCGCTTTAAAAGACGAAGCCGGCTCTTCAAAAAGCGCGCTTACAAAATATTCCGCGGCAAAAAAAGCGCTTGCGCCTATTTTTCACCAAAACTCTCTTCCGTGGGGGCTTAAACCTTTAAACATTGAACAAAAGTTTGCAATAGAACTTTTACTTTGCGACGACATAAACCTTGTAACGCTCGTTGGAATTCCCGGCGCGGGAAAAACTTTGCTTGCCTTGGCGTGCGGTTTGCAGAAAACCGTTGAAGAAAGAATTTTTAGAAAACTCTATATTGCTCGCCCTATAATTCCCATGGGAAAAGATATCGGATTTCTTCCCGGAACAAAAGAAGAAAAGCTCGGCGCGTGGATGGGCGCAATAAACGACAATTTGGAATTTTTAATGGACAAAGGTCACACCGACGTAAAAACAGAAGAGAAAATAGATTATTTGTTCGGTTCGGGACAAATAGAAATAGATTCTTTAACTTATATAAGAGGGCGTTCTTTGCCGCAGCAATACATTATTATTGACGACGCGCAAAATCTTACGCCGCATGAAGTAAAAACTATTATTTCCCGCGCCGGAAGCGGAACAAAAATAGTTTTAACCGGCGACCCGTATCAAATAGATAATCCCTATCTTGACGCGTCTTCAAACGGGCTTACGTATCTTGTTGAAAGATTTAAAGGACAGTCGCTTTTCGGGCATATAACTTTCTCAAAGAGCGAAAGAAGCAATTTGGCGGCGCTTTCTTCGGAGCTGCTTTAA
- a CDS encoding DUF2779 domain-containing protein, whose translation MNYINKTVFLNYFSCPTLGWLSKRRKLPKLTGLNNEVLILEGNNVHEKSHVLFAGAVNAKTGKHQESVEYTKKLVADENVKSIVEASFVADGFSVRVDALERLSDGSWHFYEVKSGSKYKVKYVQDMSFSAMVLAKSGLKVANSTLLHLSHEYNLGMDDSKLFTALDCTQRVALRVPGYLEYAPKIFEDIESETMPAPSFKRQCKNCPVFEECLGKGVKNSIFDLPRLSIPAMEELVLKGIDTIDKVPEDFELTDMQRIVRNCVITGTTYISENLKTEIENIKPPFYYLDFESVTTIMPLYPNVAPHTQLLTQFSIHKSEVVGEVRAHYEYIADHTKDCRREIAEKLIEYLGDGGSIITYANFEHVAILRLAAMFPDLCEKLQAVAARIVDFELIIRKNYYDIRFHGKSSIKKVLPVMIADMSYAQLEIGEGGDASAAFAFMAMGLYDKEKIEQTKANLLKYCAQDTLALVKIHRFLHNITIQSNV comes from the coding sequence ATGAATTATATAAACAAAACGGTTTTTTTAAACTACTTCAGTTGTCCTACGTTGGGTTGGCTTTCCAAACGCAGAAAACTTCCGAAACTTACGGGTCTTAACAATGAAGTTTTAATTCTTGAGGGAAATAACGTTCATGAGAAATCTCATGTTTTGTTTGCCGGCGCCGTTAACGCAAAAACAGGCAAACATCAGGAGTCCGTGGAATACACAAAAAAACTTGTTGCGGACGAAAACGTTAAAAGTATTGTAGAAGCTTCTTTTGTTGCCGACGGTTTTTCCGTGCGCGTTGACGCTTTGGAACGTCTTAGCGACGGCAGCTGGCATTTTTACGAAGTAAAATCGGGAAGCAAATATAAAGTAAAATACGTTCAGGATATGTCTTTTAGCGCCATGGTTTTGGCAAAAAGCGGGCTTAAAGTTGCCAACTCCACATTGCTGCATTTGTCGCACGAATATAATCTCGGCATGGACGATTCCAAACTTTTTACGGCGCTTGACTGCACGCAAAGAGTGGCGTTAAGAGTTCCCGGATATCTTGAATACGCCCCTAAAATTTTTGAAGATATAGAATCCGAAACTATGCCGGCGCCTTCTTTTAAAAGACAGTGTAAAAACTGCCCCGTTTTTGAGGAATGTTTGGGCAAAGGCGTTAAAAACTCTATTTTTGATTTGCCTCGTCTTTCAATTCCCGCTATGGAAGAACTTGTTTTGAAAGGAATTGACACAATAGATAAAGTTCCCGAAGATTTTGAACTTACCGATATGCAGCGCATTGTGCGCAATTGCGTTATAACCGGCACAACTTATATTTCCGAAAATCTCAAAACCGAAATTGAAAATATAAAGCCGCCGTTTTACTATCTTGATTTTGAATCAGTTACAACAATAATGCCTTTGTATCCAAACGTTGCTCCGCACACGCAGCTTTTAACGCAGTTTTCAATTCATAAAAGCGAAGTTGTGGGGGAAGTCCGCGCGCATTACGAGTATATTGCAGACCACACAAAAGACTGCCGCAGAGAAATAGCCGAAAAACTTATAGAGTATCTTGGCGACGGCGGCTCCATAATAACTTACGCAAATTTTGAGCATGTGGCAATTTTAAGACTTGCCGCAATGTTTCCGGATTTATGCGAAAAATTACAAGCCGTTGCCGCAAGAATTGTAGATTTTGAACTTATAATAAGAAAAAATTATTACGATATCCGCTTTCACGGAAAATCTTCCATAAAAAAAGTTTTGCCCGTAATGATTGCCGACATGAGCTACGCGCAGCTTGAAATAGGCGAGGGTGGCGACGCGTCGGCGGCTTTTGCGTTTATGGCTATGGGGCTTTACGACAAAGAAAAAATTGAACAAACTAAAGCAAACCTTTTAAAATATTGCGCTCAGGACACTCTGGCGCTGGTAAAAATTCATCGGTTTCTTCACAATATTACTATACAGAGCAACGTCTAA
- the metK gene encoding methionine adenosyltransferase produces the protein MAIKNGYFFTSESVTEGHPDKVCDIVSDSILDAILKQDSKARVACETFVSPGLLVVGGEITTSAKINTKKVIRNAIKNIGYDRPEFGFDYRHCAIADIINAQSPDIAQGVDIGGAGDQGLMIGFACKETPELMPLPVILAHKLARKLTEVRKKNILPYLGPDGKTQVTVEYVDWKPKRIDAVVLSTQHTEDILDKTGNRITEKSKKEIFEKIIKPVLGKYIDKETKIYINPTGKFVIGGPQGDTGLTGRKIIVDTYGGMAAHGGGAFSGKDSTKVDRSASYMARHIAKNIVAAGFAEKCTIQLAYAIGVAEPVSVMVDTHHSGKVSGTVLEPIVRKVFPLTPKGITDYLQLRKPIFAQTAAYGHFGRSEKEFTWEKVNKVAELKKYVKI, from the coding sequence ATGGCTATAAAAAACGGTTACTTTTTTACATCGGAATCTGTTACCGAAGGACACCCTGATAAAGTTTGCGATATCGTTTCCGATTCTATTTTAGACGCAATTTTAAAACAAGATTCTAAAGCAAGGGTAGCATGCGAAACTTTTGTTTCTCCCGGACTTCTTGTGGTTGGCGGTGAAATTACAACTTCCGCAAAAATTAATACAAAAAAAGTTATAAGAAACGCCATAAAAAACATAGGTTACGACAGACCTGAATTCGGCTTTGACTACAGACATTGCGCCATTGCCGATATTATCAACGCCCAGTCTCCCGATATTGCGCAAGGCGTAGATATCGGCGGAGCCGGCGATCAGGGTCTTATGATAGGTTTTGCCTGCAAAGAAACTCCGGAGCTTATGCCTCTTCCTGTAATTTTAGCGCATAAACTTGCAAGAAAACTCACTGAAGTCCGCAAGAAAAACATTCTTCCGTATTTAGGTCCTGACGGAAAAACGCAGGTTACTGTGGAATATGTAGATTGGAAACCCAAAAGAATAGACGCTGTTGTTCTTTCAACGCAGCATACGGAAGATATTTTGGACAAAACAGGAAACCGCATTACCGAAAAATCCAAAAAAGAAATATTTGAAAAAATAATAAAACCGGTATTGGGAAAATATATAGATAAAGAAACTAAAATCTACATTAATCCTACCGGAAAATTTGTTATCGGCGGACCGCAGGGCGATACGGGGCTTACCGGCAGAAAAATTATTGTGGACACTTACGGCGGTATGGCTGCCCACGGCGGCGGAGCATTCTCCGGAAAAGATTCCACTAAAGTTGACAGAAGCGCGTCTTACATGGCAAGACATATAGCAAAAAATATAGTTGCCGCCGGGTTTGCCGAAAAATGCACTATCCAACTTGCTTACGCAATCGGCGTTGCCGAACCGGTATCCGTTATGGTTGACACTCACCACAGCGGCAAAGTGTCCGGCACCGTTTTGGAACCAATCGTGAGAAAAGTATTTCCGCTTACGCCTAAAGGCATTACGGACTATTTACAGCTTCGCAAGCCGATATTTGCGCAAACTGCGGCATACGGACATTTCGGGCGCAGCGAAAAAGAATTTACGTGGGAAAAAGTCAATAAAGTTGCAGAACTTAAAAAATACGTCAAAATTTAA